The stretch of DNA GATGAAGGCATCGACGTCGCCCCGTACGAATCTGCCGCCACGGCCCTGGCCGCGCTGCCGGCCGACAGCACGCTGCTGCTCGACCCGCGCCGCGTCACCCACGGCACCCGCCAATGGATTCCGGCCAAGGTCAAAGTGATCGAAGCAATCAACCCGACCACGCTGGCCAAGTCGCGCAAGAGCGAACAGGACGCCATTCACGTGCGCGCCACCATGGAGCAGGACGGCGCCGCGCTGTGCGAATTCTTCACCTGGCTGGATCAGACCTTGGCTAACCCGGACCGCGCGCCGCTGACCGAAGTCGCTATCGACCAGCAGATCACCGCCGCCCGCGCGCGCCGCCCCGGCTTCGTCAGTCCCAGTTTTGCCACCATCGCCGGTTTCGGCCCTAACGGCGCGATCATGCATTACCGCGCCACCGCCGCCCGCCACGCCACGATTGAAGGCAACGGCCTGCTGCTGATCGACTCCGGCGGCCAGTATTTGGGCGGTACCACCGACATCACCCGCGTGGTGGCGGTCGGCCGCATCGGCGATGAGCACCGGCGCGATTTCACGCTGGTGCTGAAGGCGATGATCGCGCTGTCCGCAGCCCGCTTCCCGCGTGGGACCAAGTCGCCGATGCTGGACGCCATCGCCCGCGCGCCGCTGTGGGCCGAAGGCCTGGACTTCGGTCATGGCACCGGTCACGGCGTCGGCTACTTCCTGAATGTGCACGAAGGGCCGCAGTCAATTTCGCCATCGACCATGCCGGAACCACAGACCGCGATGGAGCCGGGTATGATCACGTCGATTGAACCGGGCTTGTACCGGCCGGGCCGCTGGGGCATCCGCATCGAGAACCTGGTGCTGAACCGCAGCGCCGGCCAGACCGAGTTCGGCGAGTTCCTCAATTTTGAGACGCTGACCCTGTGCCCGATCGATACGCGCTGCATCGAACCTACGCTGCTGCGCGACGACGAAAAGCGCTGGCTGAACGATTACCACGCGACGGTGCGCAAGCGCCTGTCGCCACTGCTGTCCGGCGATGCGCTGGCATGGCTTGAACAACGAACGGAGATTTTATGAGCGCACGCGCAACTCGCGCCACCACGGCAGTCGATCGGCTGAAACGCCGCAGCGGCAATGAAAAATATTCGATGTCGGTGACCGGCAGCGGCCACTTCTTCCTGTCCGACGGCGCCGGCAATCCGCCGCTGTGCCCACCGATGGAACTCGACGACTTCGTGGCCTTCGTCAAGACCATCTCCCCGGAAGCGCCCAAGCGCATGAGCAAACTGGATATCGCCTTCGAAAAGCAGCTGGTTAAAAAATAACGTCAAAATAAAATAAGGCTTCACATGCCCGCATTCGACTTTCTGTCCGCTTACTGGTCGCATTCCGAACTGGCCACCAATGCGGTGATTTTGCTGAATTTGCTGGGCGCGTTGGCACTGGGGCTGATGGTGGGCTACGAGCGCTCGTACCACGGCCGCGCTGCGGGCATGCGCACCTATGGCCTGGTGTGCATGGCGTCGGCCGGGCTGACGGTGATCGGCGGCTATCCGGCGCACTGGTTCGGTGGGCATGTGTCGCAGTACCTGATCAGCTCCGATCCGACCCGCATCGTGCAGGGCATCGTCACCGGCATTGGCTTCCTCGGCGCCGGCGTGATCATGCGCGAAGGCTTCAACATCAGCGGCTTGACCACGGCGGCGTCGATCTGGGCCTCGTCGGTGATCGGCGTGATGGTGGGTGTGGGCTTTTATGCCGGCGCCATGGGCCTGGCCTTGCTGTGCGCCGGTTCGATGATCTTCCTGACGCGGCTGGAGGCCTGGCTGCCTTCGCGCCACGCCATCGCCATCACCATGCGCTTTAAGGCCGGCTACAAGCCGCAGGAGCCGGCGCTAAGAGCCATGGCGGGGCAGCGCGGCTACGAAATCGCCGGCGGCTCGCTGATGATCGGCAGCGATGGTGGCATGCAGGAGTGGCGCTTTGTCGCCATCGCCTTCAGCAAGCGCAGTGGCGCGCCGATGGCGGTGCTGTCGGCGGAACTGGCGGAATTCGAAGGTATCCATAGCTATCAACTGACTCACGCACGTAACTGATATGAACGCACAAGCACAGGCGGTATACGATTTCTGGTTCACCGGCGACTTGCCGCGCAAAGCGTGGTTTCAAAAGGACGACGCCTTCGACCGCGAGATAGCCCGGCGCTTCGGCGCCGAGATCGAGCAGGCGCTGGAGGGCGGCCTGCATCACTGGGACGCCGAGGGACCGCAGGCGGCGCTGGCGCGCATCCTGGTGCTGGACCAGTTCTGCCGCAATGTATATCGCGGCACGCCGCTGGCTTTCGCTGGCGACCATCAGGCCTTGCAGGCCGCGCTGGACATGATCGACGCCGGCGAGGACCAGGCGCTGGCGCCGTTCGAGCGCGCGTTCGTGTATATGCCACTGGAGCATGCCGAGGATATCGCCATGCAGGAGCAGGCGGTCAGGCTGTTCACGCGCCTGGCCGAGGCGCAGCCGGGCAATCAGGGCATCGCCGGCATGCTGGATTACGCGGTGCGGCATGAGCGGGTGATCCGCCGTTTTGGCCGCTTCCCGCACCGTAACGAAATTTTGCAGCGCGAATCGACGCTGTCTGAACTGGAGTTTCTCAAGCAGCCGGGATCGGGCTTCTGATGGCGCCTGCATTGAATCTGATCGGCGCCGGCCATGTGGGCCGCGTGTTTGGACGTTTGTGGGCGGAGCAAGGGAGTTTTCGCATACAGCAGGTGCTGACGCGCTCCGCAGCGTCCGCGCAGCAGGCGGTCGACTTCATCGGCGCTGGTAGCGTGGCGACGGCTTACGCGCACTTGCAGCCGGCGGCGGTGCATGTGCTGGCAGTCGGCGACGACCAGATCGCCGCCGCCAGCGAGGCCTTGGTGCGCGCCGTGCCGCTCAAGGACAGCATCGTGTTCCATTGCAGCGGTGCGCTGGCGTCTGACCAGTTGCGCGCCGCGCGCGAAGCCGGCGCGTTGGTGGCCAGCGTACATCCGATCCGCAGCTTTGCCGATCCGGCGGCGGTGGCTGCCCAATTTTCAGGCACTTTCTGCGGCATTGAAGGCGACGACGGCGCGCTGGCGGTGCTGACGCCGGCCTTGCAGGCGATCGGCGCGCAGCCGGTGACGATCAACGCGTCGGCTAAAACCGTGTATCACGCGGCGGCCGTATTTGCGAGTAATTACCTGGTGACGGTGCTGGACGCGGCATTGCGCGCGTATCAGGCGGCCGGCATTCCGGAACCGGTGGCGCGCCAGTTGGCGCAGCCGCTTGCCAGCGAATCGATGGCAAATGTGTTCCGGCTGGGGGCGGCAGCGGCCTTGAGCGGGCCGATCGCGCGCGGCGACCTGGCCACCGTGGCCCGCCAGCAGCAGGCTGTCAGTCAGTGGGATGCGAACACGGGAGCGTTGTATCAGTCTCTTGTCGGTCCGACCACAGCATTGGCGGCCAGAAAGCAGCAGAAATAGGGCTTCCTCGCGTATCTTCTTGCAAATTACTACTTAACAACTATATTTCAACTAGTTAGCCCTCTTGTCCGGGACAAGCTAGTTGCAGTTGTAATGACACGAATTCACAAATAAGTACCGGGATCAGTCGACAAACGGCACGATTAGCAATAAGCTTGTTTCTTAGAATGTTTTCTACAAGAATCAATCTGCAAGCTAACCGGCGCCAATTTGGATAGTAGGGGTAAGAACATGTTATTTCTGAAAAGTACGACCGTCACGAAAGCGCCTGGCATTTACGACGTAGACATTGCCGCAAAACCGCCTGGCAAGACCTTCGGCGTGTTCCTGGCCACCGACCCGGACAATGCTCCCGCCGATGTGCTGGCCCAACTGGCCGCGCTCGGCTTCAAGCAAACGTATAGCGGCGGCTACACCCACAAGGACCGCGGCAAGGTACTGGACCTGCACTTCCAGAAAGCCGGCACCGATCTGTTCGAAGGCTGGAAGGCCGATGAACTGGAAGCCAATATGGCGGCCATCACCGCGCTGTTCAGCGGCATCGGCATCACCATCGCGCCACGCGTCATGAGTTTGGCTGAAGCTTACGCTTAATCACGCCTGCACATCGATGTGATACAAGCCCCAAGGGCACAAGCCAAACCGCTCCGTTAGCGGTTTGGCGGCCATCTCGGCCACCTTGTCCGCATCGTACACCGCCCACAGCGGTCCCAGCCCGCCCAGCGCCATTGGCGCGCCATCCAGATGGGTGGCGACGATGTAGCGCTGCGCCGTGGCCTGGGCCACCGTTACCGTCACCGCAAAACCATCCACCGCGCGCAGCACCAGTTTGGTATTGCCATGCATCGTGGCGCCGGCCGCTTTCATCACGTCCACCAGCAGCGGACCGCTTAGGCCATGCGGCTTGGCGTCGTATTCCAGCGTCGGCTTGATGGTGATGGACGGCAGCGCGCTCAGCGCCGCGTAGTCGAAGCCATGCGCGCGCTCAAAACTGAGCTTTTGCTTGTACATCATCTGATCGCGTACCGGATCGAGCTTGCCCCGGTTGGGCTTGCTGATGGCGCCAGTCACGGTCAGCAGGGTAGGGCCGTTGTCGATGGCGGCGCGCGCCGGCAAGCTGACGCTGGCGGACACGCCGGCCAGCGCGGCGGTGCCCAGGAACTGGCGTTTGTTCATGCGAAAACTCCTTGATTGCGTGATGCCGGTATCATACCGCGCATGGACTTATTTGCCGACGACACCGCCCTCACGGCCATCCCCATCGAGGATGGCGAACTGTGGTTCCAGCAGCGCCTGGCGCTGGATCTGGCGCCGGACGAGGTGATGCGCCGCCTGCTGGCCGAAACCGACTGGCGCGCGGAGCAGATCCAGGTATGGGGCAAGCTGCACATGCAGCCGCGTCTGTCGGCCTGGCATGGCGAGGCCAGCTACCGCTATTCGGGCAAGACCTTCCATCCGTTGCCGTTCACGCCGCTGCAACTGCACATCAAGCAGCAGGTCGAACAGGTCACCGGCCGCCGCTTCAACAGTGTGCTGCTCAACTACTACCGCGACGAGCGCGACAGCATGGGCTTCCACGCCGACGATGAGCGTGAACTGGGTCCCGATCCGGCGGTCGCCTCGGTCAGCTTTGGCGCGCCGCGCACCTTCATTCTCAAGCACCGCACGCTGCCGAAGACGATCAAGCTGGCGCTGGGTGACGGCTGCCTGCTGCTGATGGCGGGCACCCTGCAACAACACTGGCTGCACGGCATCAACAAGGAACGCACGCCGCGCGGGCCGCGCATCAACCTGACCTTCCGCATGATTATGTGACGGTGTGGCGCACAGTTCACACGCGGCGGCAAGACGCCGCCCGGACTGCTATCGTAGTCTTCTCACCCGGGGAGGACCTATGCTTAGCAAGATGAAAGTCGGTACCAAACTCATCAGTGGTTTCACCATCGTGGCGGTAATCGGCGCCATCGTCGCCTGTATCGGCATCTTCAGCATGAGCCGCTTCAACAGCGCGGCCGACGCCATGTACCGCGAAGACATGCTGGGGCTTTCCTACATCAAGGAAGCCAACATCAACCTGATCTACGTGGGCCGTTCGCGCACCACCTTTCTGGCCGCCACCTCGGCCGAAGAACGCAACCGCATCCGCGCCGATGTCGGCAAATATCTCGACGCCATGGACGACTACCTGGCCAAGGCCAAGCCGCTGTTTGTCTCGGCCGAAGGGCAGCGCCTGCTGAACGAATACGTGGCGCCGTCCAAGGAATACCGGCGCGTGATTGTTGCCGCACTGGACCAGGCCGAGCGCGAGCCGCTGGCGCAGCGCAGCGAGGAAACCAACCGCGCGCATTTGCTGGCGCGCACGCAGGCCGATAACCTGGACAAGCTGCTGGACGGCCTGACCGACCTGAAGGAAGCGCGCGCCGGCGCCAAGGCGCAGGACACAGCCAGGCTGTACCACTTCAGTCTGACCTTGATGATCGTACTGGTGCTGGGCAGCCTGCTGATCGGCCTGTCGCTGGGGTGGCTGATCACGCGCGCGCTGACGCGCCAGCTGGGCGGCGAACCGGCCGCTGTGGCTGGGGTGGCCACCAGAATCGCCGACGGCGACCTGACTGTCGATGTTGATCTGCGGCACAACGATCAACGCAGCGTGCTGTATGCGATGAAATCGATGCGTGACAGCCTGGGCGGCATTGTCGGCCAGGTGCGCAGCGGCACCGACACCATCGCCACCGCCTCGGCGCAGATCGCCAGCGGCACGCAGGATTTGTCGGCCCGCACCGAACAGCAGGCCGGCGCGCTGGAAGAAACCGCCTCGTCGATGGAGGAGTTGACCTCGACGGTGAAAGCCAACGCCGAGCACGCGCGTCAGGCCAATGAACTGGCGCGGTCGGCATCGAGCGTGGCGCAGAAAGGCGGCTCGATGGTGGATGACGTGATCGGCACCATGGGCGCGATCAACGAATCATCCAGCAAGATGGCCGACATCATCGGCGTCATTGACGGTATCGCCTTCCAGACCAATATCCTGGCCCTGAACGCGGCGGTGGAAGCAGCCCGCGCCGGCGAGCAGGGCCGTGGATTTGCGGTGGTGGCGTCGGAGGTGCGCACGCTGGCGCAGCGCTCCGCCACGGCGGCCAAGGAAATCAAACAGCTGATCGATGAGTCGGTCAGCAAGGTCGGCGCCGGCGCGCGCCAGGTGGACGAGGCTGGCGTAACAATGCGCGAAATCGTCGCCAGCATCCAGCGCGTGACCGACATCATGGCCGACATTCAGGCTGCCAGCCACGAGCAAACCACCGGCATCGAGCAGATCAACCAGGCCATTGTGCAGATGGACCAGGTGACCCAGCAGAATGCCGCGCTGGTGGAAGAATCGGCGGCGGCGTCGGAAGCGTTGCAGGAGCAGGCGCGCAAATTGTCGGAACTGGTGAGTATTTTCCGGCTGGCGCAGGGCGCCGCGCCGCGCATCGTGGCCACACCGGCGGCCTATCCAGCAGCAAAACCGGCGCCGAAACCCGCCCTCAAATTACCCAAACCGGCTGTGCGCAAGGCCGTCGTTAAGGAATCGACAACGGATTGGGAGGAATTTTAAGCTATCCTTAAGTTTGGCGCATCTTGAAATTTCCCAATGATCATTTGGCTTACATCTCGTCACACTTCTTACTAATTCGGCCGTGACGTTGGTTGGCTGGAGTGCTATCTTGGATACATCGCAATTCAATAGCAACTGCGATCCCAAGCAAGTCCGTTCCAATCATTTTGCTGAAAGATCAAGATCATGAAAAAAATTATCTTTGCTTTAGTCGCTTCCGCCGCCGCTCTGAGTGGTTCCGCAGCTTTCGCCCAATCCAATACCCAGGATGCAGCCGGTACCGGTTACATCGGTGCAGGTGTGGTTGGCAGCCGTTATGACTTCGGCGACTCCGTCGGCGCCGGCGCCGTCAGTGGCGATAACCACAGCGGTACCAAGGCAGCTGGCAAGGTCTATGGTGGCTACAACATCGACAGCACCTGGGCAGTGGAAGCCGGTTATACCGACTTCGGCAAACGCAGCTACAACTACACGCAGAACGGCGCTGCCGGCGGCATCAACACCGACGCGCACTCGTACTATGTCGCCGGCAAAGGCACCTGGCCAGTGGCGCGCGACTTCGCCGTGTTCGGTAAGCTGGGTGTGGCCCGCAACCACAACGAAGTGACCACCTCAGGCATCGCTTCGGTCAATGGTAGCGACAACAAGACCGCACTGTACGCATCGGTGGGCGGCGAATATGCCATCAACAAGAACGTCAAGGTTTCGCTGGAATATGAAAACTACGGCAAGAGCGACATCGATACCGGCCGTAAAGCCGGCGCCGTCACCGCCGGCCTGCGCTACAACTTCTAAGCGCACCGCACTATAAAAAAGCCGGGCCTGTCAACGCAGGTCCGGCTTTTTTTATGGTTGGCGCACTTCGGCGGGGAGGCGGATGTTGACCAGTTTCCAGTCGAGCAGTCCCTGGCGGTGCAGCACCAGTGCCAGTTGCTTGTCGTCGTCGGCGAGGCGGACGATCAGGGTGTTGAGGCCGGTGCGCGATGAGGTCCATTGCGGCTGTTGCGTGGCGCTGTCGTCGGGAAGGCCCGCGTGTTTTTGCTTCGGCTTGAAGACGCCGCTGCGCATCGCCAGCATCACGGTTTCCGGCCGCACGAACGCTTCCGTTACCTTGTCGACCACCAGTTGGCCCAGCTTGCTGGCGAGGATGTCGCCGGCGGGCGAGGCGGGATCGGCCGTCATGGCCGTCAACTGTCCCTTCAGGTTGTCGCGCAGCTGCGGGTAGTCGACGTGGCGGTTGAAGGCGTCGGCATCGCCCGCCTTGGCTGCGGTTTGCAGCTGGTAGACCGTGACGTAGGGCGAGAAAAACCAGTAACCTGCCAGCGCCGCCACCACCACGGCGACGTAAATGCGATTCTTGTCGAGAGCCATGCTGTTCCACAAAAGATGAAAAAAAGCCCGAAAACCGGAGGCTTTCGGGCTGGGCTGATTAGTTGGTCAGCGGCTTGTAGCGGATGCGTTTCGGCTTGGCGCCTTCTTCACCCAGGCGTTTCTTCTTGTCGGCTTCGTACTCCTGGTAGTTGCCGTCGAAGAAGGTGACTTGCGAGTTGCCTTCGAACGCCAGGATGTGGGTGGCGATACGGTCCAGGAACCAGCGATCGTGGGAAATCACCATCACGGAACCGGCGAATTCCAGCAGCGCATCTTCCAGCGCGCGCAGGGTTTCGATGTCCAGATCGTTTGACGGTTCATCCAGCAGCAGTACATTGCCGCCCTTGAGCAGCGTCTTGGCCAGATGCAGGCGGCCACGCTCACCACCGGACAGGTTGCCAACGATCTTCTGCTGGTCGCCGCCCTTGAAGTTGAAGCGGCCGAGATAGGCGCGCGACGGCATTTCGAAGCGGCCCACGCTGAGGATGTCGGCGCCGCCGGAGACGTCTTCAAACACGGTCTTGGCATCCTGCAGCTTGTCGCGGTTCTGGTCGACAAGCGACACGCGCGCGGTCTGGCCGATCACCACTTCACCGCTGTCCGGTTGATCCAGGCCGGCGATCATCTTGAACAGCGTCGACTTACCGGCGCCGTTGGGGCCAATGATGCCGACGATGGCGCCCGGCGGAATCGTGAAGGACACGTTGTCCAGCAGCAGGCGGTCGCCGAAGCCTTTCGACACGTTCTTGAATTCGATCACTTCATTGCCCAGACGCTCGGCCACCGGGATGAAAATCTCCTGGGTCTCGTTGCGCTTCTGGTATTCGTACTCGCTCAGCTCGTTGAAGCGGGCCAGACGGGCTTTCGACTTGGCCTGGCGCGCCTTCGGATTCTGACGCGACCATTCCAGTTCTTTTTGCAGCGCGCGCTGGCGCGCCGATTCGGTGGCTTCTTCCTGCTTCAGGCGGTCTTGCTTCTGATCCAGCCACGACGAGTAGTTGCCCTTCCATGGAATGCCATGGCCACGGTCCAGTTCCAGGATCCACTCGGCGGCGTTGTCGAGGAAGTAGCGATCGTGGGTGATGCCGACCACGGTGCCCGGGAAGCGCAGCAGGAACTGCTCCAGCCATTCGACCGATTCCGCATCCAGGTGATTGGTTGGTTCGTCGAGCAGCAGCATGTCCGGCTTGGACAGCAGCAGTTTGCACAGCGCCACGCGGCGTTTTTCACCGCCGGACAGGATGCCGACCTTGGCGTCCCATGGCGGCAGGCGCAGCGCGTCGGCGGCCATTTCCAGTTGCAGGTTCAGGTTGCCGCCGTCCGACGACGAGATGATCGCTTCCAGGCGCGCCTGCTCGGCGGCCAGCGCGTCGAAGTCGGCGTCTTCGTCGGCGTAGGCGGCGTATACGGCGTCCAGCTTGGCTTGCGCTTCAAACGCTTCGCCCAGGCCCGATTCCACTTCCTGGCGCACGGTTTTTTCCGGATCCAGCTGCGGTTCCTGCGGCAGGTAGCCGATGTTCAGGCCCGGCATCGGACGCGCTTCGCCCTGGATGTCGGTGTCGATGCCGGCCATGATTTTCAGCAGGGTGGACTTGCCGGAGCCGTTCAGGCCCAGTACGCCGATCTTGGCGCCCGGGAAGAAGGACAGCGAGATATCTTTCAGGATCTGGCGTTTAGGCGGGACGATTTTGCCCACGCGATTCATGGTGTAGACGTAATTGGCCATTACTGAGGCTTTCTAAAAAAATAAACAATGCTGATTGTACAGGCGATGGCGTGCATTATAGGCGCGCCGCCGGCCAGGCGGCACGCGCGCGCCATCGCCGCAGCGCTTTATTTCAGCGCCGTGCTGGCCGGCACCACCGGCAGCAGGACCGAGCTGGCGCCGGCTGCGCCGCGCTGCACCGAGATCGTCGCTTTTTGGAAATCTTCCGGTTTGGCGAAGAAGATATTCGGCACAAAGGTCTGCGGATTGCGGTCATACAGCGGGAACTGCGACGACTGGATCTGCACCATGATGCGGTGGCCCGGCTTGAACACATAATTCACAGTCGGCAGGCGGAATTTGTATTCCTGCACCACGCCGGCCGGAATCGCCGTCGGATGCTCGAAGCTCTGGCGGTAGCGGCCGCGGAAGATATCCTGGCTGATCGCCAGCTGGTAGCCGCCCATTTCCGGCTGCTCGGCCACAAACGCCGGGAACACGTCGATCAGCTTGACGACGAAATCGCCGTCGGTGCCGGTGGTCTTGGCGAAGATATCGGCCATCGGCGCGCCTTGCAGCGTGACCGGCGCGGTCAGCACCGGCGTCTTGTACGACAGCACGTCGGTGCGGGTGGACAGTGCGCGCTGGTCCTGCAGCAGCCAGGTGGTCCAGCGGTCATGATCGGCAAAGCTGAGCGGCGGCGCCAGGAACGGCACCGGCTTGGCCGGATCGGAGACATAGCTGTCCTCGCCGGCCGGCGCCGGCTGGAACGCCAGGCCGCTATCGGCTTGCAGGTACAGCGGCGTCAGCTGGGTGGTGCCCGGCCAGTCGGCGAATTTGTCCCACTGCTTGTTGGAGGCGTTGAAGATCATCACCGGCGCCAGCGGTTCGGCCGGTTTGCGGTCTTTCAGGTAGGTGTTGAAGAACGGGATCAGCACGTCGCGGCGGAAGTCGGCGGCGGTGTCGCCATTCCACTTGAGCGGGCCCAGGCGCTCGGCGGCGCGGTTGATCTGGCTGTGATACCACGGCCCCATCACCAGGTGGTTATTGCCGGCCTTGCCCTTGGCCTTCAGCGCTTCCCACGCGGTGATGGCGCCGTACATGTCTTCCTGGTCCCACAAGCCTTGCAGCCACATGGTCGGCACGTTGGACGGCTTGGCGGTCATCATCTTGTCCACCGCCTGCAATTGCCAGAAGGCGTCGTAGGACGGATGGGCCGCCAGGCGGTTCCAGAAGCCCAGCTGGTCGAAGCCGTGCTGTTTAGCCCAGTTGCCGGCGGTGCCGGCGTCGAGGAAGGTCTGGTAATCGTCAGCGCCGGGACGCGGCACATTGCTGCCTTTGCCGGTCTTGCTGGTCTGGCCGGAGAAATAATCGAGGTTGACCTGACGGAAGGCGCCGTAGTGGAACCAGTCGTCGCCCATCCAGCCGTCGACCATCGGGCTTTCCGGCGCCGCCACCTTCAGCGCCGGGTGCGGGTCGCGCAGCGCCATGGTGACGGTCCAGCCGTCGTAGGACGAGCCGATCATGCCGACCCGCTGGTTGCTTTCCTTGACGTTCTTGGTCAGCCACTCGATGGTGTCCCAGGCGTCGGTGGTGTCATCGGTCTTGGTGGTGTTGAGCGGGCCGATCGGCGGGCGCGTCATCACATACTTGCCTTCCGAGCCGTACTTGCCGCGGATGTCCTGGTACACCAGGATATAGCCGTCGTCGACCCATTCGCGGTTGGCCGAGCGCACCGCGTCGCGCAAGCCCAACGGGCCTTTCTGCGCAAAGCCATCGGCATCGTAGGGCGTGCGTTCCAGCAGCATCGGCAGCGCGCGCGCGCCGTTCGGCACCATGATCACGGTATGCAGCTTGACGCCGTCGCGCATCGGTATCATCACCTCGCGCCGCACGTAGTTGTAGGCTTCCTCCGGGGCTTTCCATTTGGCCGGAATATCGCTGCCGAGCTGGATCATGGACGCGTCCGGCGTCTGCGCCAGCGCCGCGTTGGCGGCCAGTGCCGTGGTGAGGAGGAGGGGGAGAAGATGTTTACGCATGCCGCAGGCCCTTTAAGTACTGTGTGGAAAGTCGTTCAATTGTAGACCAGGCAGCCAGCGTTGGCGTCAGGCGGGCGCGCTATTTCGCCGGCTCACCCACATCCCCTCCAGCACGTACAGGATCAGGGCGGTCCAGATGACCAGGAAGCCGGCCAGCCGGGCGGGCGGAAAGGCTTCGTGGAACACCCATACGCCCAGCAGCGCCTGCATGGTCGGCGACAGGTACTGGATCAGCCCCAGCACCGCCATCGGAATTTTGCGCGCGCCGGCGGCAAATAGCAGCAGCGGAATCGCCGTGATCGGGCCGGCGGCGGCCAGCAGCCAACGGGTGCTGTCGTGAGGGGTATTCAGGAAGGCGTTGTGGCCGTGCCAGCTGAGCCACAGCACATACACCAGCGCCAGCGGGAACAGCATCATGGTTTCCAGCGACAAGCCCTCCAGCGCCGCCAGCGCGGCGGTCTTGCGCAACAGGCCGTAGCCGCCGAAGGTGATGCCTAAAATCAAGGCAATCCACGGCAACTCGCCGGCCTGCCAGGTCAGCCAAGCTACGCCGCTGGCGGCCACCGCCATGGCGATCCACTGGCCGCGGCGCAGTTTTTCCTTCAGCACCAGCAGCCCCAGCAGCACGTTGATCAGCGGATTGATGAAATAGCCGAGGCTGGCGTCGATGACATGGCCATTGTTGACCGACCAGATATAGATGAACCAGTTGGCGGTCAGCAGCAGCGCGCTGGCGACAAAGCTGGCCAGAATGCGCGGCTGGCGCAACACCCTGGGCAGCCATCTCCATTGCTGGCGCACGGTCAGCACGATCACCAGGAACAACAGCGACCACAGCATGCGATGGGCGAGGATTTCCTGCGGCGGCACCTCGTCGAGCGCGTGGAAATACAGCGGGAACAAGCCCCAGAAGAAGAACGCCAGCGAGGCGTACACAATACCTGAATTCATGGGGCGGATCGGCTAAATGATGTGGACAGTCTGGCATTATCTTCGATTCAGGCGCGCTCCGCTGGCCACCGGACTCGCGCTGCCGACCGGGGCGGCGTACACTGGCGGTATTGACCGTTTTGAAATGCTTTCGTATGCCAAAATCTCCTTGCCTTTTGCAAAGTCTTGACCTATTGTGCAATGCACCAAAACAACAACAGGTGCAATCTTGACCGAGCAACACAAGAAAAGCAGTCTTGCGGC from Duganella dendranthematis encodes:
- a CDS encoding methyl-accepting chemotaxis protein, coding for MLSKMKVGTKLISGFTIVAVIGAIVACIGIFSMSRFNSAADAMYREDMLGLSYIKEANINLIYVGRSRTTFLAATSAEERNRIRADVGKYLDAMDDYLAKAKPLFVSAEGQRLLNEYVAPSKEYRRVIVAALDQAEREPLAQRSEETNRAHLLARTQADNLDKLLDGLTDLKEARAGAKAQDTARLYHFSLTLMIVLVLGSLLIGLSLGWLITRALTRQLGGEPAAVAGVATRIADGDLTVDVDLRHNDQRSVLYAMKSMRDSLGGIVGQVRSGTDTIATASAQIASGTQDLSARTEQQAGALEETASSMEELTSTVKANAEHARQANELARSASSVAQKGGSMVDDVIGTMGAINESSSKMADIIGVIDGIAFQTNILALNAAVEAARAGEQGRGFAVVASEVRTLAQRSATAAKEIKQLIDESVSKVGAGARQVDEAGVTMREIVASIQRVTDIMADIQAASHEQTTGIEQINQAIVQMDQVTQQNAALVEESAAASEALQEQARKLSELVSIFRLAQGAAPRIVATPAAYPAAKPAPKPALKLPKPAVRKAVVKESTTDWEEF
- a CDS encoding alpha-ketoglutarate-dependent dioxygenase AlkB family protein; protein product: MDLFADDTALTAIPIEDGELWFQQRLALDLAPDEVMRRLLAETDWRAEQIQVWGKLHMQPRLSAWHGEASYRYSGKTFHPLPFTPLQLHIKQQVEQVTGRRFNSVLLNYYRDERDSMGFHADDERELGPDPAVASVSFGAPRTFILKHRTLPKTIKLALGDGCLLLMAGTLQQHWLHGINKERTPRGPRINLTFRMIM
- a CDS encoding aminopeptidase P family protein produces the protein MNTPDPSQVAERLALLRAAMRQAHIDALMIPSADPHLSEYLPERWQGREWASGFTGSVGTLIITPEFAGLWTDARYWTQAEQQLAETGIQLMKLTSGASVQYVDWLASHLKSGQTLAVDGAVLGLAIARLLQTALDAKDVTLRTDVDLLQQVWQDRPPLPAAPVFEHLPPYASKSRSGKLADLRGAMQQAGANRHLISTLDDIAYLFNLRGADVNFNPIFLSHALVTPTRATLYVADGKVSPELRTALADEGIDVAPYESAATALAALPADSTLLLDPRRVTHGTRQWIPAKVKVIEAINPTTLAKSRKSEQDAIHVRATMEQDGAALCEFFTWLDQTLANPDRAPLTEVAIDQQITAARARRPGFVSPSFATIAGFGPNGAIMHYRATAARHATIEGNGLLLIDSGGQYLGGTTDITRVVAVGRIGDEHRRDFTLVLKAMIALSAARFPRGTKSPMLDAIARAPLWAEGLDFGHGTGHGVGYFLNVHEGPQSISPSTMPEPQTAMEPGMITSIEPGLYRPGRWGIRIENLVLNRSAGQTEFGEFLNFETLTLCPIDTRCIEPTLLRDDEKRWLNDYHATVRKRLSPLLSGDALAWLEQRTEIL
- a CDS encoding molybdopterin-dependent oxidoreductase, which gives rise to MNKRQFLGTAALAGVSASVSLPARAAIDNGPTLLTVTGAISKPNRGKLDPVRDQMMYKQKLSFERAHGFDYAALSALPSITIKPTLEYDAKPHGLSGPLLVDVMKAAGATMHGNTKLVLRAVDGFAVTVTVAQATAQRYIVATHLDGAPMALGGLGPLWAVYDADKVAEMAAKPLTERFGLCPWGLYHIDVQA
- a CDS encoding MgtC/SapB family protein, which codes for MPAFDFLSAYWSHSELATNAVILLNLLGALALGLMVGYERSYHGRAAGMRTYGLVCMASAGLTVIGGYPAHWFGGHVSQYLISSDPTRIVQGIVTGIGFLGAGVIMREGFNISGLTTAASIWASSVIGVMVGVGFYAGAMGLALLCAGSMIFLTRLEAWLPSRHAIAITMRFKAGYKPQEPALRAMAGQRGYEIAGGSLMIGSDGGMQEWRFVAIAFSKRSGAPMAVLSAELAEFEGIHSYQLTHARN
- a CDS encoding Rossmann-like and DUF2520 domain-containing protein; translation: MAPALNLIGAGHVGRVFGRLWAEQGSFRIQQVLTRSAASAQQAVDFIGAGSVATAYAHLQPAAVHVLAVGDDQIAAASEALVRAVPLKDSIVFHCSGALASDQLRAAREAGALVASVHPIRSFADPAAVAAQFSGTFCGIEGDDGALAVLTPALQAIGAQPVTINASAKTVYHAAAVFASNYLVTVLDAALRAYQAAGIPEPVARQLAQPLASESMANVFRLGAAAALSGPIARGDLATVARQQQAVSQWDANTGALYQSLVGPTTALAARKQQK
- a CDS encoding DUF924 family protein translates to MNAQAQAVYDFWFTGDLPRKAWFQKDDAFDREIARRFGAEIEQALEGGLHHWDAEGPQAALARILVLDQFCRNVYRGTPLAFAGDHQALQAALDMIDAGEDQALAPFERAFVYMPLEHAEDIAMQEQAVRLFTRLAEAQPGNQGIAGMLDYAVRHERVIRRFGRFPHRNEILQRESTLSELEFLKQPGSGF